One region of Rhodothermaceae bacterium genomic DNA includes:
- a CDS encoding alpha-D-glucose phosphate-specific phosphoglucomutase: MRIGSDDIARLVSTYYTGAPEGEVTFGTSGHRGSSLKGTFNEAHILAISQAVSELRSATGPIILGKDTHALSEPASITAIEVFAANGLDVILGEGYVPTPVISHAVLEWNRNHSEHLADAVILTPSHNPPEDGGFKYNPPHGGPASSGLTKAIQERARELMACGLKGVKRIPIKQALSASTTVEKDLMTPYVNDLSSVVNMGLIRSAGLKIGVDPMGGAAVHYWEPIAERYDLSIDVVNSTVDPAFAFMPLDHDGKVRMDCSSKFAMQRIVEKVEGYDIAFGNDPDVDRHGIVTRKGGLMNPNHYLAVSGKYLFEHRSEWSKDARFAKTLVSSSMIDRVAKDLGRELFEVPVGFKWFVTGLHEGTCGFAGEESAGASFLRRDGRVWTTDKDGIILGLLAAEILAATDLDPAQHYQVMTERFGKPAYVRMDSPATPVQKETLARLSPHHVTASTLAGESIESKLTKAPGNHEMIGGLKVTTKNGWFAARPSGTEDLYKIYAESFLGEEHLAQITMEAQSIVNQALSAGGSV; the protein is encoded by the coding sequence ATGCGTATCGGGTCAGATGATATTGCTCGATTAGTCAGCACATACTACACGGGGGCCCCGGAAGGGGAGGTGACGTTTGGGACATCAGGTCATCGAGGGTCTTCACTCAAGGGCACGTTCAACGAAGCACATATTTTGGCTATCAGCCAGGCAGTCAGTGAACTTCGGTCGGCAACCGGCCCAATTATTCTTGGCAAGGATACCCATGCTTTGTCCGAGCCCGCGAGCATCACGGCAATTGAGGTCTTTGCCGCGAATGGTCTGGATGTAATTCTGGGGGAAGGGTACGTTCCGACACCGGTGATTTCTCATGCGGTTCTGGAATGGAACCGCAATCATTCGGAGCATCTGGCAGATGCGGTGATTCTTACCCCGTCACACAATCCACCGGAGGACGGTGGCTTCAAGTATAATCCGCCACATGGCGGCCCCGCATCAAGCGGTCTCACGAAGGCAATTCAGGAGCGGGCACGCGAGTTAATGGCGTGTGGATTGAAGGGAGTCAAACGGATTCCAATCAAACAGGCTCTGAGTGCGTCCACAACCGTAGAAAAGGATCTGATGACTCCTTATGTGAACGATCTTTCTTCGGTTGTAAACATGGGTCTGATTCGCAGTGCAGGATTGAAGATTGGAGTGGATCCTATGGGAGGCGCTGCGGTGCATTACTGGGAGCCGATTGCTGAGCGCTATGACCTTTCCATTGATGTCGTCAACAGCACCGTTGATCCAGCATTTGCATTCATGCCACTTGACCATGATGGGAAAGTTCGGATGGACTGTTCGTCCAAATTCGCCATGCAACGTATAGTTGAAAAGGTGGAGGGTTATGACATTGCTTTTGGCAATGATCCAGACGTAGATCGGCATGGGATTGTCACCAGGAAAGGTGGGCTCATGAACCCCAATCACTATCTGGCTGTATCGGGCAAGTATTTATTTGAGCACCGCTCAGAGTGGTCAAAAGATGCCCGCTTTGCAAAAACGCTTGTATCCAGTTCCATGATTGACCGGGTTGCAAAGGACTTGGGTCGTGAGCTCTTTGAGGTGCCGGTTGGGTTCAAGTGGTTTGTAACGGGATTACACGAAGGGACCTGCGGCTTTGCCGGTGAAGAAAGTGCCGGAGCATCCTTTCTCCGTAGAGATGGCAGGGTATGGACGACCGATAAGGATGGAATCATTTTGGGACTTTTGGCGGCGGAAATTCTCGCTGCAACCGATCTTGATCCTGCGCAGCATTATCAAGTCATGACTGAGCGTTTTGGGAAGCCTGCATACGTAAGGATGGACTCTCCTGCCACACCTGTTCAGAAGGAAACACTGGCCAGGTTATCTCCGCATCATGTGACTGCCAGTACGCTTGCAGGTGAATCAATTGAATCCAAGCTCACCAAAGCCCCCGGCAATCACGAAATGATCGGTGGACTCAAGGTGACCACAAAAAATGGATGGTTCGCTGCAAGGCCGTCAGGAACGGAGGATCTGTACAAGATCTACGCGGAAAGCTTCTTGGGAGAAGAACATTTAGCCCAGATTACAATGGAAGCGCAATCAATCGTGAACCAAGCGCTATCTGCCGGTGGATCAGTATGA
- a CDS encoding T9SS type A sorting domain-containing protein, whose protein sequence is MPQPRSFPAADLSFISLATLALVVLLIGVSFLPSPPLQQPETIVGIEKSTRFEERLGYPDKFAEHFAAVQGIYDGYTPYPPGHKIREFQKALLTNAKRGKISTGLNWIERGPGNVGGRSRAIVPDPSDQNTWFIATVGGGVWRARRSVAFGLEKLDWTPLTDHLPSLSATTLDISRNNPNVIYFGTGEGVLGVSSSSGVGMFRSTDKGENWTHLSATSVSYDEDWRFVNRIAVHPDNPNIVVAVTNGAIFRTEDGGESFSKVLDLKLDLGLGGVQGPRASTGRVQDLKANRKDFNLQFAAVNRLGILKSTDGGKSWNTSLTGFVYGAERIELAISESDPNVIWASVEGTGARRNLGYPIADLYRSVDNGNSWHLVEIAQGTFPEATVFLGAQGWYDNSITVHPFSPDTVYLGGIFRWKAWINPGGEELELRTVILNKRAPFLSLYSFGQDFAAGRVGGGHLDEAAEEITEDEMSSVEIRFGPGLTQMAHRFTVPPNSERHRDWREEGIPYPGYTYADYVEVPFQAWDTDNDRQLMVSFRDQGNDGAWNLIHSNVRGLESSHSRELTFISKYDYDASSPKPEYTEKGGFAKGLMYSFWPYLHPDQAEWDPSSSPDGVLDIDVIPARGVYRTTELWENGNVHVDHHDLRVIPIEERMNEFHILNANDGGIAYSRDGGYRWFQGDATAGFNTSQFYDATKRPSGQEYLGGTQDNGTYRSSFSPSNRQGWAHVLGGDGFDVIWKGADSLMGSIQFNYILRSINGLPWEVAGNIQGFDGQFLTTLGWTPESKDVVFTISPTSGLLRSLDFGGSWHIIPLSDYGQWRTPLRGGGKVRVSLADPSVVWAGNRFTQEYGGITLHVSENALDPVPGDGVDHPVRTRAIPPPSFTPSARIAGLATHPFDRATAYVTFAVPCFPKVIRTEDMGDTWEDLSGFVGVPETVCESTNGFPDAQVWDIEVFPNTPSIIWAATDMGIFESHDDGETWAYADNGLPAVSVWRIRIVDDEIILATHGRGVWTLNIDQINTDTDRIAHEIPDSFKLLDNYPNPFNPTTTVNFKVASESHIRVTVFDMLGRKVAILTDQPYAGGIHQIQWDASAMGSGQYLYRMEADDKVIDTKSMILVK, encoded by the coding sequence ATGCCCCAGCCTAGATCATTTCCTGCTGCAGATCTGTCATTTATCAGTTTGGCTACTTTGGCTCTTGTTGTTTTGTTAATTGGGGTTTCCTTTCTACCCTCTCCTCCACTGCAGCAGCCAGAAACTATCGTTGGCATTGAAAAATCTACCCGTTTTGAAGAGCGGCTCGGGTATCCTGATAAATTTGCGGAGCATTTTGCAGCGGTTCAAGGAATTTATGATGGATATACACCCTATCCTCCTGGCCACAAAATTAGAGAGTTCCAAAAAGCCCTCCTTACCAATGCCAAGCGCGGAAAAATCTCAACCGGACTAAATTGGATTGAGCGTGGCCCCGGAAATGTTGGAGGGAGAAGCCGTGCAATTGTTCCGGATCCATCCGATCAAAATACATGGTTTATAGCTACTGTAGGCGGAGGTGTATGGAGGGCGCGCCGATCAGTAGCATTTGGTCTAGAGAAACTCGATTGGACACCGTTAACCGATCACCTACCCAGTCTCTCAGCTACCACTTTGGATATATCCAGAAATAATCCTAACGTGATATATTTTGGAACTGGAGAAGGGGTGCTCGGTGTCTCTTCCTCCAGCGGAGTTGGAATGTTTAGGTCAACGGATAAAGGAGAAAACTGGACTCATTTGTCGGCAACAAGCGTATCCTATGATGAAGATTGGCGCTTTGTGAACCGTATTGCCGTTCATCCCGATAATCCGAATATCGTCGTAGCTGTAACCAACGGAGCAATTTTTCGCACCGAAGACGGAGGCGAATCCTTCAGTAAAGTCCTGGACCTAAAGCTAGATCTGGGACTGGGAGGGGTTCAGGGCCCGAGAGCCAGTACAGGAAGGGTTCAGGATCTGAAAGCGAATAGAAAGGATTTTAACCTTCAGTTCGCGGCGGTTAACCGATTGGGTATCCTTAAATCAACGGACGGCGGTAAGTCATGGAATACCTCCTTAACAGGATTTGTTTACGGAGCGGAACGAATTGAATTGGCTATTTCTGAATCAGATCCAAATGTCATTTGGGCCTCGGTAGAGGGTACGGGTGCGAGAAGGAATTTAGGTTATCCCATAGCAGATCTTTATCGCTCCGTAGATAATGGCAATTCCTGGCATTTGGTTGAAATTGCTCAGGGAACGTTCCCTGAAGCTACCGTCTTTCTCGGGGCCCAGGGATGGTATGATAATTCAATTACTGTTCACCCCTTTTCCCCCGACACCGTGTATCTAGGTGGTATATTTCGATGGAAAGCCTGGATAAATCCTGGTGGAGAAGAACTTGAACTAAGGACAGTCATCCTTAATAAGCGTGCCCCATTTTTGAGCCTTTACAGCTTTGGGCAAGATTTTGCGGCCGGTAGAGTGGGTGGGGGGCATCTAGATGAGGCGGCTGAAGAAATTACTGAAGACGAAATGTCATCTGTTGAAATTCGATTCGGCCCCGGACTTACGCAAATGGCACACCGATTCACTGTCCCCCCAAACAGTGAACGTCACCGAGACTGGAGAGAAGAAGGAATTCCATATCCCGGATACACATACGCTGATTATGTTGAGGTTCCATTTCAGGCTTGGGATACAGACAATGATCGACAATTAATGGTTTCGTTTCGGGATCAGGGCAATGATGGGGCATGGAATCTTATCCATTCGAATGTCAGGGGTCTCGAATCTTCACACAGCAGGGAACTAACGTTTATTTCCAAATATGACTATGACGCGTCTAGCCCCAAGCCTGAATACACTGAAAAGGGAGGGTTTGCTAAAGGCCTTATGTATTCTTTCTGGCCATACCTCCATCCCGACCAAGCAGAATGGGATCCCAGTTCTTCTCCTGATGGAGTACTTGACATTGATGTTATTCCTGCACGGGGAGTATACCGCACTACGGAGCTATGGGAAAACGGAAATGTTCATGTCGACCACCACGATCTAAGAGTGATTCCGATTGAGGAAAGGATGAACGAATTCCATATTCTCAATGCGAATGATGGCGGAATCGCTTACTCGAGAGACGGTGGATACAGGTGGTTTCAGGGAGACGCGACTGCAGGATTTAATACATCCCAGTTTTACGATGCGACCAAACGTCCAAGTGGTCAAGAGTACCTCGGTGGTACGCAGGATAATGGTACTTATCGTTCCAGTTTCTCTCCCAGTAACCGTCAAGGATGGGCCCATGTATTGGGCGGAGATGGCTTTGACGTAATATGGAAGGGAGCGGATTCATTGATGGGGTCAATTCAGTTTAATTACATTTTGCGATCAATTAACGGTCTACCATGGGAAGTGGCTGGTAATATCCAGGGTTTTGACGGGCAATTTTTAACAACCCTTGGTTGGACACCGGAGTCAAAGGATGTTGTCTTTACAATTTCCCCCACATCTGGTCTGCTTCGATCATTGGATTTCGGGGGCTCATGGCATATAATTCCACTTTCCGACTACGGTCAATGGCGTACCCCCTTGAGGGGTGGCGGTAAGGTGCGTGTTTCTCTTGCGGATCCCTCAGTGGTTTGGGCCGGAAATCGATTTACGCAGGAGTACGGAGGAATAACTCTCCATGTATCTGAAAATGCGCTGGACCCTGTTCCTGGTGATGGAGTTGATCATCCTGTGAGGACTCGTGCAATTCCCCCACCTAGCTTTACACCATCAGCTCGGATTGCTGGGCTGGCAACACATCCTTTTGATCGTGCTACAGCCTACGTCACATTTGCTGTTCCTTGCTTCCCAAAGGTAATCCGAACTGAAGATATGGGAGATACCTGGGAAGATCTTTCAGGATTTGTTGGGGTACCTGAAACGGTTTGTGAGAGCACCAATGGATTCCCTGATGCTCAGGTATGGGATATTGAGGTATTCCCGAATACACCTTCGATCATTTGGGCGGCGACCGACATGGGAATTTTTGAATCGCATGATGATGGCGAGACCTGGGCTTATGCAGATAATGGATTGCCTGCTGTTAGCGTATGGCGTATCCGCATTGTCGATGACGAAATCATTCTCGCCACACACGGTCGTGGGGTATGGACATTGAATATTGACCAAATAAACACCGATACGGATCGTATTGCCCATGAAATTCCAGATTCATTCAAATTGCTCGATAATTACCCCAATCCATTTAATCCGACAACCACAGTCAACTTTAAGGTCGCATCCGAGAGTCACATACGCGTGACCGTATTCGACATGCTTGGACGCAAAGTCGCGATTCTGACAGATCAACCTTATGCCGGTGGAATCCATCAGATTCAATGGGACGCTTCGGCCATGGGGAGTGGCCAATATCTTTATCGTATGGAGGCAGATGACAAAGTGATCGACACCAAATCAATGATCCTGGTCAAATAA
- a CDS encoding phosphoglucomutase/phosphomannomutase family protein: MSNTIRFGTDGWRAVIGKEFTFDNLGRLARATVQWLKQSGSTPPGVLVGYDTRFMGREFAEHVAQVIAEEGATAILAAGPTPTPAISWATHLLPQVSAGVVITASHNPPEYSGYKIKAKFGGSATQEMTEEVERLISSHPSSSYTGDVGEVIERDITTEYVEYLKGKFDLESMDLKVVHDPMYGAGRGILSTLLGDQFVTEIRGEINPGFGGRPPEPIERNLGELMRRVVQEKAAIGIAHDGDADRIGIVDERGNVVTSHLVMALLAAHLHKQCNQNGAIVRTFATSAILEKMGTAWGLPVETYPIGFKYVAPRFLEISVLVGGEESGGIAVAGHIPERDGIYVALVLLEMLVQRGKPLTALVQELFDEFGSHAYYRSDVQTKKQPEIIAALRQTGGLRQIAGRKVQSVDTLDGFKHLMKDAWLLVRPSGTEPVLRIYAEAPTRKEAEELVEDTRVQFGE; the protein is encoded by the coding sequence ATGAGTAATACGATACGCTTTGGCACAGACGGCTGGCGTGCAGTCATAGGAAAGGAGTTTACGTTTGACAACTTGGGGCGACTGGCCCGTGCAACAGTCCAGTGGCTAAAGCAATCCGGGAGCACACCCCCTGGTGTACTTGTTGGTTATGATACGCGTTTCATGGGACGTGAATTCGCGGAGCATGTCGCGCAGGTGATTGCAGAAGAAGGTGCTACGGCGATTCTCGCAGCGGGTCCTACGCCTACTCCGGCGATCAGTTGGGCAACTCATCTACTTCCACAAGTGAGCGCAGGAGTGGTCATTACAGCCAGCCATAATCCTCCTGAGTACAGCGGATACAAGATCAAAGCGAAGTTTGGGGGATCGGCCACGCAGGAAATGACTGAAGAAGTTGAACGCCTGATTTCGTCTCATCCATCAAGCTCATATACTGGTGATGTGGGGGAGGTGATCGAGCGGGATATCACGACAGAGTATGTGGAGTATTTGAAGGGGAAATTTGATCTGGAATCCATGGATCTGAAGGTTGTACATGATCCAATGTATGGGGCAGGTCGGGGTATTCTATCCACGCTATTGGGAGATCAGTTTGTTACAGAAATTCGCGGGGAGATCAACCCTGGTTTTGGAGGCAGGCCACCGGAACCGATAGAGCGTAATCTGGGGGAACTCATGCGTCGTGTTGTACAGGAAAAAGCTGCAATCGGGATTGCGCATGATGGTGACGCGGATCGGATTGGTATTGTGGACGAGCGGGGCAATGTCGTTACGTCTCACTTGGTAATGGCACTTCTGGCAGCACATTTGCACAAACAGTGCAACCAGAATGGTGCGATTGTACGCACGTTTGCAACATCTGCGATCCTGGAAAAGATGGGAACTGCTTGGGGCTTACCGGTGGAGACCTATCCGATCGGATTCAAATATGTGGCGCCACGTTTTCTTGAGATCAGTGTACTTGTTGGTGGGGAAGAATCGGGAGGCATAGCGGTAGCGGGGCATATCCCGGAGCGGGACGGCATTTATGTGGCACTTGTGTTATTGGAGATGCTGGTGCAACGCGGCAAACCCCTCACCGCCTTGGTACAGGAGTTATTTGATGAGTTTGGATCGCATGCCTACTACCGCTCAGATGTGCAAACGAAAAAGCAGCCTGAAATTATTGCAGCCTTACGCCAGACGGGTGGGCTGCGGCAAATTGCAGGTCGGAAAGTCCAGTCGGTGGATACACTAGATGGCTTTAAGCATTTGATGAAGGATGCCTGGCTATTAGTCCGTCCGTCCGGTACGGAGCCTGTGCTTCGGATTTATGCGGAAGCTCCAACGCGTAAGGAAGCAGAGGAATTAGTTGAAGATACGCGGGTTCAGTTTGGGGAATAA